The Peromyscus maniculatus bairdii isolate BWxNUB_F1_BW_parent chromosome 15, HU_Pman_BW_mat_3.1, whole genome shotgun sequence DNA segment ATCCACCTAGTATACAGAAGGCCACCTACATGCCAGGTCCCGAATGACAATTCAGAGTAGTTTTGAATGAGATGTGATTTGACTCCCATTGAACCCCAAAGCGACAGTGCCAAGTCTAAAGTAGTGTGAGTGTGAGGGTCTAGTTCCATCTACATGGTCTGTCCTTTGCAATTAAGGCAACCACCAATTTTTCATATATGACTTCTGATTCTTAAAAACAACCAGCATAAATGTACAATGGatctgacttccacatgagcCCTTGCCTACTGAGTCACGGATGATAGCAAACATTCTACTGTAAGGCTGCCAGCTAAAAACTCACCAAACCAAATGaatcaacaacaaacaacaacaacaaaaggttttctctgttttgttttttggggttttttttattgtttatttattttttgttgtttttcaagacagggtttctctgtgtaacagccctggctgtcctggctctcactctgtagaccaggctggcctcgaactcacagagatctgcctgcctctgcctcctgagtgctgggattaaaggcttgcgccaccaccgcctggctttttttttttttaaagatttatttatttattttgtatccagTGTTCTGTATACAGGGTGCAGGACTTTATGGTGCTGTGCATGCGACTGTTAAATGCCTCTTCCTGCCCTAAGAACAGAGGTGTGACAAAAGTCAGAGCTGTTCTCACTTCACCTTTTAGAGTGCATAGCATGTGTTAggttccatttaaacagttctaAAGTGACTGAATggcttgttctttgttttgttgttgtttgtttttttaaaggaatccATCATTCATTGCATTCTTTATCTCTAAATAGACTTAGACTATTGAAACTCTAAATGAGGAGGCTCAGCTGAATCCACTGTAAGtagcctgagagacacaactcgGCTTTTAGTGAGACTCAAGTGAGTGGAGAAGAGAGCGCTAGACTTGAATGCTCCTGGAACCAGACTAAATTTCTCGAGTGTGTTCAGGAAACTTCGATAAATGTTTCCTTGAGCTCAAAGTAAGGGTGGTCTTgctctctccagccaccccacTCTGTGTTCTTACCCTTTACACACCTTCCACAACACACCTAAGGTTCAATGTCAACTGTGCTTTTGTCGTTGACAGGTTTTAGAGTTTGGATTAAAGAGTTTTAAATTTGGGGGCTAAAGATGCAAAGCCCCCAAACCCCAAATCTAAGACTTTTCCAGTCCCAACCATTTTAGATAAGGAATATTCAACCTGCAGTAGAGTCTTGTTCATGCCTCCACAGGGGCACCATTGCATTGGCTTTGCTCAGAGGGACACTGGGGCACGGAGGGACAGTCCTAATATTAACTCATTCTGCAGCTGGCCAGAACGGAAGGAACTGTGCATCCAGAAGCCAGTCCTCAAACCCAAACACTGCTAGATCGGTGACCTGTTCTTACAGCAGGAGGGAGGATGGACAGGGTACCTCAGGCTAATGTGGCCATTTGGAGAGATTTCTCTTCCTAGTCTCCAAGGGTAGTCCAAGTCCTTTAGTCCAGAAAGTGTTAATGcctcagcagtttttttttttcaatcttccATTTTGCAATGCACATTTGTCATCATGTAAAGGCAATCCAAATGTGAACATATACAATGAAAGCCACAtgttcacaaaagaaagaaaaaagccttaCAGAACAGAAAGCCAGAAGAACCTACAGGGAGGCATAAGTGCTTGGCTTTTACTTGTTGGCACAAACGTATCTTTTGTGAGATAGTtacaggaataaaaacaaaacaagatataaaaCCAAAACACAATAATGAGCAAATACCTTAAGCTGTACCCAGCCTTCAGCAAAGTACTCGCTGATGGTCCCTAGATAAcgtcctccctgcccccaccccacctcacccaccTTCTTCTCTACgttttttattaacatattcaGTTCTGTGCCTGAAAGCTATAGTTGAAGTTCACTGAAACGTACAGGGTTTTATTCTAATCTCCAATTCAAGAGGAAAAGCAGGGGATGGTcccatggccattattagagttAAGAATGACTCATGAGGGCATCGACATTCCACAGAGGTGGTTTCGAATGTCGGTACACATGGGATAAAGGCATATGAGCTAATCATCTAAAAAGTCCAACCTTCATTCCTGATGTTCTTCATTCCTGATGTCAGTGCCAGTAAGAACTCAGAAGAGAAGCATATAGACAGAGAACTCTTGATTTTATGTAAGATTCAAATAATagtgaagaaataaaatgtagtatCATTTCAGTGATGACCCCTTTGACAGAAACACCTTGACTTAGAAAGTTCATGAACCAGAAAACTGTTTTATAATGCCCAAATGGGACCAGATGGGAGAAAGGCATTGCTCGAAAAGGAAGATGAGATGAATCTGCCTAAACCATCACCAAAGCCCAGCGATGTGGGCGGGGCACATCCTCATGGAGAGGGCTGTCAGGGAACAACTCAATGTCTGTGTCCTTACCTTTGATTCTCTCTTATTGTGTTCTAGGCTGTTTTCACAGTAGCTTGGAATATCAGACTCTTCCCCACCCTAAGGAAGACTTGTGAGCTGAAAACATCTTTTGCGTCTGAAATGCCAggtgtcctttttctttctagagAAGAAACTTAGaggtaggagcacccaatctgtACTCATAGCTTTGAATAAGATTAATATTGAAGTAGTCTGTAACCCCTTGAGGTCAGAGACATTGAAACCAAAAAGGGAAAATAACCTGGACTTTGAAACCTCTCACCTAGAATCCACACCATGAATAACCCACATGGCAATCACTTACATTCTATTTTCTTAGATTGTGGCTACTGGCTAAGGTCATTgacacaaataaaatacagagaACTCTGTAGCAATGAGaagttttgtgttgtgttgttttgttttgtttttttcacatgCTAGGCGAAGTTTTCCCAGCCAACGGTCACTTCCCCCATCCTTTCAAGTTCTAGGCTAACCACTAACAGAAGCCTCACCTGGAACTTCAGGAGAAAATCTTGCGGAGTGTCGAGATACAAAAAGTTTGAGTTCTTGGTCCAAGTTGCATTCAATCAGGTTTGTGTCCCAGGATCGGATCcctgtggaggaagaggaagacagttGGCAGGCTTCCAGTGAAGCACCTCAGAGCGGGTTTGGAAAGCATCCCTACAAGGGTGTCTCGGGCCTCTTTCTGGAGAGTCCCCTGACTAGCCATGGATGCTCACAAATGGAGAAGGGGAGATCCCTCCACTGAgacaccggggggggggggggggggggggggggagcacggACAGTGGCCTGAGCTTCTGCCCTTCATAAAATGCAAATGcagagctgctggaggctggaagGAAACCGGTGATTAGggacatggcagccaggaagaaggggagaaaggagagaagatgcCAGTCCTGGCTAAGAGACTCCAGACTAATCTTAGCTTCTCCAGGACCCGCCACCAGTGCACGTGGAATGGGCAACCGCCATTAAAGCCCAGGCCTCCGGCTTCCCAAGGATGCTACTGAAGTGTGCTtgtgtgatttcttcctttcactCATTTTCCATCTTAGTTTCTTAACCCTGGATATCAACCCCAAATGGTGTGGTCTTCAGTAAGCACGTGGAACTCAAGGCTTGGCCCAGGAGTCCTATCcggtatttcttttatttaatcagCTTGGCAGGGAGTGTTTTCATTCACTATTGTGAGTTGtgctgagttgttttttttttttttttaaatccagaagaaaaaaaaaaactggaaaagtgGCATCTTCTTATACTTCCTGAGACTCTGATGGAATTGGGAGTGAGCATGAACTTCCTTGTGTTAGCCTAGAAGGAACAATTAGGGCCAGAGTAACCCACAATCAAGAATGAGAatgatgggagctggagagatggctcagaggttaagagcaccgactgctcttccagaggtcctgagttcaattcccagcacccacgtggtggctcacaaccacctgtaatgagatctggcgccctcttctgtatatataataaataaataaatcttaaaaaaaaaatgagaatgatgGTGGTTTCCAGCTCTGGCCACACCTCCCCTCCTCATCCCAAAGGGGATGCCTCAGAGGGAGCACAGAGAGGATCAAGTTAGGAGAACACTGGACAGCAGCCAGGGAATGCTGCGACCCCAGAACCCAAACAgcgtatgtgtgtttgtgtatgtgtgttcacgtgtttgtgtgttcacatgtatgtgcttAGACTTCCCTCAACAGACTGCTCATGATGGAGTCAGTACAGAGCACCATGACTGTACACTGGAGTGAACATCCTAAACTGCCAAGGACCCATTTCTGaaccaacaaatatttattatccAACTCCTAAGAGAGGGGCTAGAGCCCTTAGGTCTAACTCTGCAAGTGAACTCTCTCTAACCAAATGgccattgattgattgactgattgattgattgattgattggtatTTGTGCCATCAGCCTAGAGGGTTTAAATGGCAGTGCAAGAAGTGCACCTCTAAATCCTTAATGGATGCCTGTATTTAGCACCATTTGTGCTTGATTAAATGTTCTTATCTTAGGAATAATCATGTGCATTATAATACAATAGATATATGACACGTATCTTAATTATATGTAATATCTTGATTAAAGTTATACTAGATACATATCTTTTAAAAGATTGTGACACTCAGTTCACTGTACATGTAAAGGTATCTTTAAATTcattctctatcttttttttttgagacaggatcttactatatagccaaaccagcctagaactcactctatctagtccaggctgcccttgacaTTGTAATTCTGCTGCCTGAGAGTCTAGATTGTTGGACAAAGACATTTTCCATCAGAGGAATATTTTTCAAACAGTTGTATGCCCCTTAGACAGAGGCACAACCTCTCATAGGaataatgggaagaaatcagaTAAGAAAGAGTTAACATTCCCTAGGAGCATTCCTAAGGAGAGGCTAAATTATAAGGGAAAATTTTACGAGTCTCCCTGGAAACATTAAATGGCCTCAGTTTGCATTTGTGCTAatggaatatttaaattttaacaagAAAGGCATGTTGAGAGTTTGTGGGTCTTTTTAGTGGAGAAATGATAAACGGCTTCTTTTTGTTCCCCGCAGAGCTTGACAGGTTGAGAGGTCTGAATTCATTAGAATATTTTACTTCAACATATACACTCTATACTAGCCTCGTGCGGAAAGCCATTGAGTTCCCGTCGGAGCAGCTTAATTGGAACTGTTGACAGAGCTCCATTTTGTCTTCTGGGTTGTCAAGCTGGGTCAATAAGTTAATAATGAGAcatatgtatttaaattaaattcataCTATTTTTCCATCTTTGTTCTAAGTAACATCTAAATGGCTACATTATTTGAATGACTTCATCTGGGGTTAGGCACCCACTCGCTCTTGAGCTGTTGTTCATCATTTCCCCATGTCACAACACAAGTGGCGAAATGTTCGATTGAGATTCATCGATGTATTTTACATTTCTAATttgacaatagaaaaaaatgctaAGCCTGAAGAAATCCattgcattaatttttaaattaaaccagTAGACAGCTGATAAAAATAACTCCCCGTGTGTAAACTCCCAAAGAAATTAAAACttcaaggttctttttttttaatagctattTCCAGCCAAAGTACTTATTAATGATGTACAATCACTGCTGggatttataaaataaagattacaATGGACTTCCTGCTTACTTTAGGTGGAAATGAACATTTGGAGCCCTATCAATTTTGGAAGTAAGAGACTTAGTAATAACTTGGTCCCTTATGCTGGATATTATTAGTAAAGGAAGATTCTTAATAAAGATTGACTGCTTTTTATTAAACTTGTAGATCTGCCCCCTTTATGCTTAACTGGGGGCAAAAGTCCCTGATGCTGATAAGCTCTTCTCATGGTTTCCCTCTGGACTCCATAGCCAGAGGGGATGCCCAGGTGTTAAGAGATTCTGAAGAGATTCGGAAGCAGGGAAACCatgtatgccttttttttttttttttttttcatgatcctCTATTTCTAAGGACAAGTTCTTGATTGAGGCTTTGATTCTGTATCAATAAAAGGGCTTCACCCTGACTGGATTACCCAGGGGCTAACTACCAGAGCAGCTGGAGTTAGTAAGCCTGTGTTTCAAATGCCTGGGTTCAAGGGGCATCTGGCGCTCAAGAATGCTCCTGGCTGCTCCAGGATTCTGGCCCAGCCCTGGGAAACAAGCACTATCAAGGTGTCATCCATCCCAGGTGAACAAAAAGTCTCCAAGcatcttttcttttcagttctcTTAGCCCATGTGGTAGCCGTGCACAAAGAAGCCGCCATGCCCGTGGTTTTTAACAGATGGAAAAAGAAGCGGAAGGGCATTTCTGAGCACGACGTcgaggtgaaggaggaggaggaggaggagcatcaCATCCTCCTGGGCCTGCAGGCTGGATTGTGCCAAGAGAACCCTGATCTTGTAGGAATGTTTGGTTTGATAAAACCAAAAAAGCACCTCTCCTTTAATGCATGGAAACTGCATTATTCCTAATAGAAGCAGCAgaccagagaaaggaaaatgaatggaccACACAGTGCATGCCAGTTCTCAGGGGTTCTATGTGACCATTGCTCGGGCCTTTCACACGCCGTTTTCCTCAATGGGTCCGATTTAATTGTtccctttgagaaacaggctttTGAGTATTTCTTGTAACTATCTGAACGGTCAGCCTGTAATCCTATGATTCTGTTTGGAAAACAACACTAAAAGGAAATCTGAACCTTAAATAGAAGCATAAAATCCAgagaaacaactaaaaaaaaaaaaaggctaagcgGCTTTTTAGAGAAAATTTCCCAGTTTTCCTTTGGCCCAACCTTTGGTTCCCTCTTTACAAGGTCCGTAATCTAAGGACTGTCACATATTCCTGTGTGATGCAAATGACATCTTAAGGCACATCATTTCAAAGCACTGGCAGAGAAAAGCTCACTGTCTTAGATAACATCTTACAAGAGAAGCAAACAAATCGTGACTTAggagaatttatttcttaatctGAAAGTTGGAATTGACTCTGAGAAGTAAGCTCTCAGGGAAGATTAACAGTAAAGCATCCATTTAACGACCTTCCATTTGGGGAGTGACCGGCTTGTGTTTCAGCTTGGATCACAGAGCCCTTGGTGGGTAACACCAATTAGGCAgcgcaggaaaaaaaaaaaatccatctgccTTCTGACTTTGGAAGTGTGAAGACGAATataataaatgtaacacattctAGCATCTCTTTAACTCCCACCATATAtggttttcactttttttcccttGCTAGAAGACAATGAAAATTAAACCCCAAACCTTTCCCAGGTTCTTCATTTTCTGGCCTACCATTTGGGAAAGACCATAATGGGGAAAGCAGCATCCGGCTGTTACAATGTAACCAGCTCAACTCACATCTAAAGATGCAAGGCAGTGGATATTGCAGTTATCTATCTTCTCATGAGCACATCTTGTTTATTTCCAATGTCACCTAGAGGGACAGCTGCCTTATAGAAGTAACTGAAAGCATCAAACTGACCCTGAGTATTCATGAGAtggtttggtttctttaaaaagaatggcATGAAACAATGAAAACTCACTGCACCAGGCTTTAAGATTCAGTTTGCCAGGTATTGTTGTATTGAGCCTAGATATTAAAATACACCCAAATGCCAGCATTTTGCTATAAATAAGGACATCAGGCTAACTCCACATTGGGGCCAATCGGGGAGGGGCAAACGAATCCGTTGGTGGTGGCCACTATGGTTTGGAATCAAGTCCTATATAATTACATCAGTGTAGCTGGACCAATGCAAGGAAGCACTATTGTTTGAAGCTCTGGAAAAGAAATGATCAACCCTGACTTTGACTTTGTGCTCTTCtaaacacagctgagcaagtaagagtgaccatttttctttcttgatctcAAGAAATACTTAGCATCCATCCTGGGGCGTTTCGGTTGCTTTACTGCATTATCTACCATCCTCTGCAGGggtctagacttttttttttttcctttccagagtGCCCTGGGCAATCAATCAGATGGCAAACACGCCCGTCTCTAGGGTCTCCAACTGCACAGTGCCTTGGTTTggatgggaaaggaagaggaaataagaaAGGCTAACAGATGAGAAGCTGTTTtcccagcctgcaggcagctcacaatcagaGCTGAGGCCCCTGGGGCAGCTCCTTCTTGCTTCACATAATGTAGCCCACAGGCACCAGCAACAATAGCAGTGGCATCGGAGTGACCTCTGGAGGAGGCCCAGCTGGGATCTGCCAGCTGAAGCTGCAGCGTGTCATGCCAAGGAAACAGAGCCTGCCTCCCTGTTGCTAAGTCATCTCAGACTCTCTGAAAAGCTGGGAAGCAGGATTTTCACTTATCCTTGAAAGGCTGGCCAGTGTGAGCTGCATCGGAGACCCCAGGACCCAGGAGAGCGCTCTCCAGAGGATCAGCAACATCTGTTACTACCCTGGAGGAAATGGCTGCGCTCACACACTTGGTTGATTCTTAATGAGATCGATACAACCATTTTAGAGATCCATGCAAAAACCTGAGCAAATTAGggaattaaaaatcagaaaagcatGGTGATTGCAAAGTGAGcattggggtgggtgggtggggtggttgCTGGGCTATTTCTTATCTGGACAACGCAGGTGTGCTCACTTTGTGAAAATTCAGCGAACTGCTAGCCTATGATTTGTGTTTTTTCCTCTCTCACTAATACTTAAATTGAaactaatttctttttaaaatgttttgaaggcAAATCTGGATTTTAGCACTAAACCCTACCAGCGTAAAGCGAAGTAAAGCTAGGACACACATCACAGAATTCCTTGGCTGCATATTTTCTTCCAGGCTTGAAAAAACCCTGGAGCGGAACACCTAAGAGATGGTCAGCCCGGTAACAAAGCAGGAAGATAATTGTAGTCGGAAGGTGAAGGCAGAGCCTCCTCCCTTTACGGAGCGCAGCCCACAAGTGGATGACCGTACAAAGACAAGGTCTGAAAACGGCCGGCTGAATCTTTCCCGGACGATAACCTGCCTGTGCTTACCATCTGACCCAGTCGGGCAAGCTGTGACACTGCAGTATGGGCCCTCCTGTCACTGCTTTGCGATATGACCTTGAGTCTGTCCCTCACCCTTCCTGCCTCCTTGGGTCCCCAACCTCTAGAAATGGGCGTGATGATTCCTCTCCTGACACCACAGTGGATGGAATCCTGAAAATTCTGGAGATGAAAAGGCACTTCTTAATATATTATTTCCCAGCAAGGCTAcctaaagaaaatgatttttcaaataCCCAGCCATTAATTCCCACAATAGCCACACCCAAAGTCAGTACGTGTGAGTTtttccaaggagaaaaaaaaaaatgtgcaaataaACTAAGTTTGAGAAGCAGATCAAAGGCTCAtggtctgaaaatgaaaaatgagacgTTCAGATAAAGCATTCCATTTCTGAAATCtcttattcttgattttttttccccccgaatGAAAAATCATGAAATCATGACTGGCTtcagctcacttttttttttttttttttttttttttttttttttttttcggttctttttctttttagctgaaaaggaaaatccatgcttaaaagttaaacaaaagaACCGGGTCTGCAACTCCAGTGCGCACCCTGCAGCCTTTTGTTCTGGGGGACAAGTGGCCATTTCCaaatgcagaggcaggtgacaagcttttgtttatttgtttattcatctaAACCAAAAATCATTTCAACCATCTTTTATTGGTGTGAGTGCGAGCGGGAAAGGAGGGCTGCATGAACGCCCTTTGTCCGCCTCGGGCTGCCGTAGAGACCGCAGTGCGGACTGCACCACGCCCACCAGCCGGTGTCTCCTGGCAGAAACGTTTCAGCACCACCCCGAGAGAATAGAGCGCTCAGGCTGGCGCTGTACGGGGACTGGGCGACCTCTGCCAGGGATGAAGGGAAGGATGCGGAGGGGGGGCGGAATAAGGCAGAAGCCGGAGCTGCCCatcgggggaggagggggggggctgggagCGCAACAAAGCGTCTCACAGCCAAAGGTGGGCGCAAGGCCCCCGACCGCGGGAAGCTCGGGCAGAGCGAGCTCCGGGCCAGCCGGGGGCGCCGCAGTGCGGGGGCAGGTGCGGGTCCCCAGCGCGGGCACTGCGGCAGGCCGGGTGGGGCTGAAGGGCGGGCCGATCGTTGCCCGCCCCAGACTGCGCCCTCCCGGACCCTCCCAGCCCCGCCCAGGGTTCCCCGGGAACCGCTATTCCGCCTCTGCAGAGCCCGCTCCTGGTGCGCGCAGCAGCCCGGGAGCTGGCCCTACCCTGACACCCCCTCCTCCCATTCAAGCTCTGGTTCCTGAAGCTGACACTTTTCAAAGAAGCCCACCCTGCAACCTGGGGCCCCATTGTCCTTTCTGAAAGCCGAAGCCAGGACCTCAGGGGCAGGAGCGAGGCCGGGCTTCGTCTGGGAACAGGGCGCAGACGGGTTCCATGCCTGTGTCCTCGGGGAGCGGGGGGGGACCGGGCGTGGCACTAGGACTAGCCTAGTCATTCCCAGGAAAGAAAGGATCGGGAAGTTTTAAGTCGGGAAGGGCATTCTTCATTCtcaggacgtgtgtgtgtgtgtgtgtgtgtgtgtgtgtgtgtgtgtgtgtgtgtgtgtgtgtcaggggcgGGTGGCACGAGGTGGCTATGATAAGGACGATTCCCGTGCGGGCCTTGGCACATGGTATTTCGCCCCCAGGTTTTCGGGTAAGGGGAAGGAGGGTCCCAGCCTTTGGCTAGGGCCAGAGGGGAGCTGAAAAGATAGGTTCTGCTGGGTCCACCCCACCCTTTCTCCGCCTGCGGTTGCGGTTTTATTATGGCCTCCGCTCCTCTGACACCTGCATTTCACAGAGCACGAGAGGAGGTGGCCAAGTCGGCCGTAGCCGCAGACCTAGCCAGGTGACCCACCCCTCGGGGCTAttaaagattctttctctggatctCAAATAGAATAATTTGGAAACTAGCTCAGAAAAGAGTCCAGATGGAGTGTGGGAGGTGGCCTAGAGAGGCGTGGGTGCGGGGCGCGCGGGAGAACAAGGTGGCCCTTGCGCCCTGGGTGGGGTCGTTCTGGCGCATCTCCCTACGTACGTCCCTGGGGGGCCGCGGGACTGCTTACCCAGCTCGATGTTGCCGATGGCACGCCTCAGGTGCTCTTCGGTCACCGTCTCGCCGACCACCACCAGCAAGTAGAACTTGCTGTCTAGGAAGCGGTGCGACAAGCTGGGCGAGGTGGACGCCGCCGGGTTGGCGATGCTGCCCGATGGCTCCGGCTCGGTGGCTTCCACCACCACGGTCGCCATCCTGCCGGCGCTGCTAAAGCCTAGGCGAAGTGTTCCTCTCCCGCCGCTCCTCTGCTCTGCGGCAGGAGAAAAGATTATCTCCGAAGGTGCTGTCTCCGCTCCGCCCCCTGCGTCCCCCCTCCTCCCGACGCGCGTCGCCTCCCCCTCCGCCCTCTCCCGGCGCGGAAGAGAGGAGCGGGGAGTGAGGAGCCGGGGAGGCGGTGCCGTTTATATGGAGACTAGGCTaggagcctgggaggaggaggaggaagaggaggaggaaaggaccaCCCAGCACATCCTCGTGGTGGTTGCCTCCGCTCCTCCAGCCCTTGGCCCAGGGCTGATGTCATCCGCAGCAAATCATTTCGCCGGCGGCCCGGAAGCTGGAGGGACGAGGTGTGTGGACAATGGTCTGGGTAGGGCCAGGAGCCAGCCTCTGGGGGACCCAAAGAACTCAGCTGTGGCCCTGAGGGGGGCCCGCACCACCACccttacatacacacaccttcCTTGCCCCAAACCGTCCGCCCTCCTGTACTGGCGAGGGGATGACTTCCTGTTTCAGAGTGGGAGTATGTCCTGAGTCCCGAGTGCACATCAGGCCTCTGCCTGTGTCCCATCCATCATGAAGTCGGGATGTGAGTAGCTGCAGCAGTTACAGTGGGTGCTGGATGAGGGTACCCCACTCAAGAAGACTGGAACCTGTCTTTTTGACCTTGTAGATTTACAAAGGCgtatttataaaattttttttttaacaacagaaATATTTATCACCTTCACTTAAAGGATACTTTGCAAGCCCTAAACCTAATTTGTTCAGGCTTTGGAGTCTCGTCTGGAAGGACTAATGCTGAAAAAGAACTGGCCTTTGGTGCTCATGGGAAATGAATGAGAAGAGGCAGACATATTATGCTAgatacagatttcttttttttaatatgctgAACAGATAGCATCGAGCATAACAAAGAACAGAGAAGATACTGTCTCTGCCCAGCAGGGTTACAGTGACTATAATGTGCTTTTCAGTTCCTTGGGGATACAGAGGCAGGATTATTTTGTGTGACAATGATGTCTTTTAAGATACACGTAGCTTTGGGAGTTTTTATTGCTTTTGTCTATATTTAGAAGAACTCATAATAATGTTTCTAAAGGCCATCATATACATCCATTTCTCACAAATCTAATGAATATGTTTCTGTCTTAGGACAGGCAGGGCAAACACTGTATCATAAAAAAAACAAGATTAGAGTTTTCATAAAGAAAGTTAGATGGAAATAGTAGTCCATACTCTTaatattggaatatatatatatatatatatatatatatatatatatatatatatatatatatatata contains these protein-coding regions:
- the LOC121822824 gene encoding uncharacterized protein LOC121822824, producing the protein MLPDGSGSVASTTTVAILPALLKPRRSVPLPPLLCSAAGEKIISEGAVSAPPPASPLLPTRVASPSALSRRGREERGVRSRGGGAVYMETRLGAWEEEEEEEEERTTQHILVVVASAPPALGPGLMSSAANHFAGGPEAGGTRFLSFRPWAAASISLGLRVLDEKHRRRPRS